The following proteins come from a genomic window of Pichia kudriavzevii chromosome 1, complete sequence:
- a CDS encoding uncharacterized protein (PKUD0A03310; Pfam Domains: Complex1_30kDa(1.4e-45)) — MLTKRLVSVASRQFRSIATTATRFSAATKVEQTVADLPNPRDLPRPDFKEIEAPIYNPKEKYKEQTAELHKFGTYIMGCMPKYVQQFSVWKDELVLYCAPSALVPLATFLRDHTSSQFKACMNQTAADFPERTNRFDVIYDFLSVRFNSRIRIKTYTSEVRPVPSLVPLFPGNNWLERETYDMYGIFFEGHPDLRRIMTDYGFEGHPLRKDFPTTGYTEVRYDAEKRRIVYEPLELTQAWRNFTVGSSVYDQTGPGIDSTPAEFKLPEPELEEEEPKK, encoded by the coding sequence ATGCTGACTAAAAGACTTGTGTCCGTCGCATCTAGACAATTTAGAAGTATTGCTACAACTGCTACCAGATTTTCAGCTGCAACAAAGGTTGAACAAACTGTTGCAGACCTACCAAATCCAAGGGATTTACCAAGACCTGACTTCAAGGAAATTGAAGCCCCAATCTATaatccaaaggaaaaatacAAGGAGCAGACTGCAGAATTGCACAAATTTGGTACTTATATTATGGGTTGTATGCCAAAATATGTCCAACAATTCAGTGTTTGGAAAGATGAACTTGTACTATATTGTGCACCCTCCGCTTTAGTTCCATTGGCTACTTTCTTGAGAGACCATACATCATCACAATTCAAGGCATGTATGAATCAGACCGCTGCTGATTTCCCGGAAAGAACTAACAGGTTTGATGTTATTTACGATTTTCTATCAGTTAGATTCAACTCCCGTATTAGAATTAAGACTTACACATCAGAAGTTAGACCAGTTCCATCTTTGGTTCCGTTATTCCCAGGTAACAACTGGCtagaaagagaaacttACGATATGTACggtattttctttgaaggaCACCCTGATTTAAGAAGAATTATGACCGACTATGGTTTCGAAGGACACCCATTGAGAAAAGATTTCCCAACCACCGGTTATACCGAAGTCAGGTATGATGCcgaaaagagaagaattgTTTACGAACCATTAGAATTGACTCAAGCATGGAGGAACTTTACTGTTGGTTCATCTGTTTATGACCAAACAGGTCCAGGTATTGATTCAACACCAGCTGAATTCAAATTACCAGAACCtgaattggaagaagaagagccAAAGAAATAA
- a CDS encoding uncharacterized protein (PKUD0A03320): MIKVVEDQNQNYHQFPQQHHQQQLPPPLSSIPPPPQQQRLSPSIYQLQQQIDQIPASSPMLPLQHNQQYLFSQAQAQVSTPRGSPISYSSINGPHPYQAQLQNSAYLYYNNQRLVSPPYYPQQASNYQLSDEYFYQSQLYQQRLMQQQQQQQQQQQQQYVAQAAQYQQQYYIQQPNYIQKRKYKLWTEEEDRLLIDLKKNKLFSWKEIALRFTDRTLHACQFRWRKISPYITEHGSIEIDRHILENGSENETESDNDNDNSNELNNDTTYAEGDEGDEHEENNDELQDEESSEVYDASFGTSSSSIEVESDRRQYKIKDILN; the protein is encoded by the coding sequence ATGATTAAAGTAGTAGAAGACCAGAATCAGAATTACCACCAGTTCCCACAGcagcaccaccagcaacaactTCCTCCTCCACTGTCATCCATACCACCTCCTccacaacaacaaagaCTGTCTCCTAGCATTTATCAGCTACAGCAACAGATTGATCAAATCCCAGCTTCGTCTCCAATGCTGCCTCTCCAACACAACCAACAGTACCTCTTTTCGCAAGCACAGGCCCAAGTTTCAACTCCTAGAGGCTCTCCAATATCATACTCGTCGATTAATGGCCCACATCCTTACCAGGCTCAGCTACAAAATTCGGCTTACCTATACTACAATAACCAGAGACTCGTTTCTCCCCCCTACTATCCACAGCAAGCCAGCAATTACCAATTGAGTGATGAATATTTCTATCAAAGCCAATTATATCAACAGAGGCTTatgcaacaacaacaacaacaacaacaacaacaacagcagcaatATGTGGCTCAGGCAGCTCAGTATCAGCAACAATATTACATACAACAACCTAATTACATCCAGAAGAGGAAATACAAGCTTTGGaccgaagaagaagaccGGCTCTTAATAGatctgaagaaaaataaactcTTCAGCTGGAAAGAGATTGCGTTGAGGTTCACTGATAGAACCTTGCATGCATGCCAGTTCAGATGGAGGAAGATAAGTCCCTACATTACCGAGCATGGCTCCATTGAAATCGATAGGCATATTCTAGAAAATGGAAGCGAGAATGAAACAGAAAGTGACAATGATAACGACAATAGCAACGAACTTAATAACGATACTACATATGCTGAAGGAGACGAAGGAGACGAGCACGAAGAAAATAACGATGAACTCCAAGACGAGGAATCATCTGAGGTCTATGACGCATCGTTCGGTACTTCTTCCAGCTCCATCGAGGTCGAATCCGATAGACGCCAATACAAGATAAAAGATATTCTCAATTAG
- a CDS encoding uncharacterized protein (PKUD0A03330; similar to Saccharomyces cerevisiae YLR050C; ancestral locus Anc_8.60), translated as MNWDAVYFYYFVIHTPITLLMDSTFVIPHEYQLSIQRKLSEFHIKQNQDFIAIEKPLWIQIFVVWELIFQLPFFIYGIMDYFKNNKTGYSVHSWPMFLLYGFNAGFTSLVCLIYILSEGPTHGLSTGSLINLFSLYVPTTLLPFYMMYDFYHRIGKLLKEDKPKVL; from the coding sequence ATGAATTGGGATGCAGTATATTTCTATTACTTTGTAATTCACACACCAATTACTCTACTGATGGATTCAACATTCGTGATTCCTCATGAATATCAATTATCAATCCAACGTAAACTGAGTGAATTTCATATAAAGCAGAACCAAGATTTCATTGCCATTGAAAAACCACTTTGGattcaaatatttgttgtttggGAGTTAATATTTCAGTtacctttttttatttatgGGATTATGGACTACTTCAAGAATAATAAAACAGGTTACAGTGTACACTCATGGCCAATGTTCCTGTTATATGGATTTAATGCAGGCTTTACGTCATTGGTCTGTCTCATTTACATCTTGAGCGAAGGTCCCACCCATGGTTTATCTACAGGCTCACTGATAAatctattttcattatatGTCCCAACCACATTATTGCCATTCTACATGATGTACGATTTTTATCATAGAATTGGCAAATTATTAAAAGAAGATAAACCTAAAGTTCTATAG
- a CDS encoding uncharacterized protein (PKUD0A03340; similar to Saccharomyces cerevisiae YGR037C (ACB1); ancestral locus Anc_4.181), with protein sequence MVSETFTQKAEAVSNLPTRPTDNELLELYGLYKQATVGDNNTEKPGMFDFKGKYKWEHWEKLKGTPQEEAEQKYIALVDELLAKYSS encoded by the exons ATGGTTTCCGAAACGTTTACTCAAAAG GCAGAAGCCGTCTCTAACTTACCAACCAGACCTACTGATAATGAGCTGTTAGAGTTATATGGCTTATATAAGCAAGCAACTGTTGGTGATAACAACACTGAGAAACCAGGTATGTTTGACTTCAAGGGTAAATACAAGTGGGAACATTGGGAAAAATTAAAGGGTACGCCACAAGAAGAAGCTGAGCAAAAGTATATTGCATTAGTTGATGAATTGCTTGCAAAATACTCTTCTTAA
- a CDS encoding uncharacterized protein (PKUD0A03350; similar to Saccharomyces cerevisiae YKL165C (MCD4); ancestral locus Anc_1.184), which produces MSSYKVSKRNILLGVGVVFHLVYLWSIFDIYFVSPLVHGMDQHRSTDVAPAKRLFLIVGDGQRADKTLGKIYNPSSGKEEYLAPYLRSIILNEGTYGLSHTRMPTESRPGHVAMIAGFYEDVSAVTKGWKENPVDFDSFFNQSTHTYSFGSPDILPMFKHGATPGKIDTWMYGHEFEDFTQSSIELDRFVFDHLYQLFDNSTNDEHLNEEIRQEGNVFFLHLLGTDTSGHSYRPYSSEYYDNIRYTDSEIEKLVKRVNEFFNDEETAFVFTADHGMSDFGSHGDGHPNNTRTPLICWGKGCRKPVYIDPSSNEYLNDVFERKEMENWGLDHIKRHDVKQADISLLMSYLIGANYPVNSVGELPLDFIDDMESNKIKGLYYNSMTLLEQYLVKLQEVKENQFSFKGFKKFEVKPIDRYKQEISELIEKMGDDPSLEVVAIQRIEEFNSAILEGLDYLQKYNWVLIRTIVTLGFVGWIVYSYTSFLQMFIIPSDSVEKKGKAGIFSKFLFLSIGSSTSYFLYLQKLPLNYHFYLLFPVFLWYEIYKFRHDLIKGFNLFFQGLSTLTTCIIFVFIIAFFESIAIGFENREIFSIIYVLMSIGYPILIFGKKWNLKNLSLSILWCFTCLGLSIFPIQNPVKVENINMIISSGLIMAIVGIVSFTFLRREMSKVTRGTIIFQILLIFISMYSTAKAVISLTKRSGLPKDAQYIGWLVLVTSLILPSIIHAKNSNSDYRVRFLIIFLTFAPTFTILSISFEGYFYVLYTMMLYLWIVLESQAKHSSLTLLRISLVGFFNLQISFFGTGNVSSISSFSLDSVYRLLPIFDPFPMGALLMLKLIIPYALLSTGLGLINLRLGFEKYSVTSLLISVCDLLSLWFFYMVRTEGSWLDIGVSISNYCLAIFGSLFIGIVEVGSGIVLNGVVVKTKSE; this is translated from the coding sequence ATGTCGTCGTATAAGGTTTCGAAGAGAAACATACTTTTAGGTGTTGGCGTAGTGTTTCATTTGGTGTACTTATGGTCAATTTTCGACATTTATTTCGTGTCACCATTGGTTCATGGTATGGATCAACATAGGTCAACCGATGTCGCACCAGCAAAGAGGctgtttttgattgttggCGATGGACAGCGTGCAGATAAAACTCTGGGTAAGATATACAATCCAAGCAGTGGAAAAGAAGAGTATTTGGCACCATATCTTAGAAGCATTATATTGAATGAAGGTACTTACGGATTGTCACACACTAGAATGCCGACAGAATCACGTCCCGGCCATGTGGCAATGATAGCCGGATTTTACGAAGACGTTAGTGCTGTGACTAAAGGATGGAAGGAAAATcctgttgattttgattcattcttcaatcaatCAACTCATACTTATTCATTTGGATCTCCTGATATTTTACCAATGTTTAAACATGGCGCAACTCCTGGGAAGATTGATACTTGGATGTATGGtcatgaatttgaagatttcacTCAGTCGAGTATTGAATTAGATAGGTTTGTTTTTGACCATTTGTATCAATTATTTGACAATTCGACCAACGATGAGCATttgaatgaagaaattagaCAGGAAGGTAATGTGttctttcttcatttaCTCGGTACGGATACAAGTGGACACTCATATAGACCATATTCAAGTGAATATTATGATAATATTCGATATACCGACTCggagattgaaaaattggttaAAAGAGTCAACGAATTTTTCaacgatgaagaaactgCATTTGTGTTTACTGCTGATCATGGAATGTCAGATTTTGGTTCTCATGGTGATGGTCATCCAAATAATACCAGAACACCGCTCATTTGCTGGGGTAAAGGTTGTAGGAAACCTGTCTATATTGATCCGTCTTCAAATGAGTATCTCAATGATGtgtttgaaagaaaagaaatggagaACTGGGGGCTTGATCATATTAAGAGGCATGATGTTAAACAAGCAGATATTTCCCTTTTGATGAGCTACTTGATTGGAGCTAATTATCCTGTAAATAGTGTAGGTGAATTGCCATTGGActttattgatgatatggagagcaacaaaatcaaggGACTTTATTATAATTCGATGACATTGTTAGAACAATATCTCGTTAAACTACAAGAGGTTAAAGAGAATCAGTTTTCATTTAAAGGATTTAAGAAATTCGAAGTTAAACCAATCGATCGGTATAAACAAGAGATTTCTGAATTAATTGAGAAGATGGGCGATGATCCCAGTTTAGAAGTTGTTGCTATTCAAcgcattgaagaatttaacAGTGCGATTCTCGAGGGCTTGGATTATCTACAAAAATATAACTGGGTGTTGATTCGTACTATTGTTACTCTTGGATTTGTTGGTTGGATTGTATATTCATATACGTCTTTCTTACAGATGTTTATTATTCCTAGTGACtctgttgaaaaaaaagggaaagCAGGtattttctctaaatttttgttcttgtcAATTGGCTCAAGCACTTCTTACTTCCTCTATTTACAAAAGCTACCACTGAACTATCATTTCTATCTTTTATTTCCTGTATTCTTATGGTATGAAATCTACAAATTCAGACATGATCTAATCAAAGGGTTTAACTTATTCTTCCAAGGTTTGTCAACACTTACAACGTGCATTATTTTTGTCTTTATCATTGCGTTCTTTGAGTCAATTGCAATTGGATTTGAGAATCGTGAAATTTTCAGTATCATCTATGTGCTAATGTCTATTGGATATCCAATTCTAATATTTGGcaaaaaatggaatttgaaaaacttatcTCTTTCCATTCTATGGTGCTTCACATGTTTAGGATTATCAATTTTCCCTATTCAAAACCCAGTTAAAGTTGAGAATATAAATATGATTATTTCATCGGGATTAATCATGGCCATTGTTGGTATAGTATCCTTTACATTTTTACGTAGGGAAATGTCAAAGGTTACAAGAGGTacaataatttttcaaatattacttattttcatttccatGTATTCAACTGCAAAAGCTGTCATATCATTAACAAAACGTAGTGGTTTGCCAAAGGATGCACAATACATTGGATGGCTTGTTTTAGTTACATCACTTATTTTACCAAGTATCATTCATGCTAAAAACTCCAACTCTGATTATAGGGTCAGATTTTTGATTATATTCCTTACCTTTGCGCCTACATTTACAATATTGAGTATATCTTTTGAGGGATATTTCTATGTTTTATACACAATGATGTTGTATCTATGGATTGTATTAGAATCCCAAGCAAAGCATTCATCTTTGACGTTATTGAGAATTTCTcttgttggatttttcaacttaCAAATATCATTCTTTGGTACTGGTAATGTATCGTCGAtctcatcattttcattagaCTCAGTTTATAGATTATTGCCAATATTCGATCCTTTCCCTATGGGTGCCTTAttaatgttgaaattgattatcCCATATGCATTGCTATCAACCGGTTTAGGACTGATCAACTTGAGATTaggatttgaaaaatacagtGTTACTTCGCTACTTATATCCGTTTGTGATTTATTGTCACTCTGGTTTTTCTATATGGTTCGTACTGAAGGTTCTTGGCTAGACATTGGGGTATCAATTTCCAACTATTGTTTGGCGATTTTTGGTTCGTTATTTattggaattgttgaagttggTAGTGGTATTGTATTAAATGGAGTAGTTGTTAAGACTAAAAGCGAATAG
- a CDS encoding uncharacterized protein (PKUD0A03360; similar to Saccharomyces cerevisiae YNL029C (KTR5) and YIL085C (KTR7); ancestral locus Anc_2.300) produces MWKPQPRYRWKLLRLFHSHIRIHNYSVRLWKFIVLVVLLSISISSYAYSNKRYQPSNKNCSKYIESIANYDDRFLEDAIKKCPISERPFSSSVDGPFSVGCKDPFVENQNQRLNAAFVVLARNSEIDGVILSMRSLERRFNQWFNYPWIFLNDEPFTEEFKTRVAEVASGEYKFGVIPKDEWSFREQSPTNENHLFFEEAIENQGDRGIMYGNMQSYHSMCRFYSGYFFNHPLVEQLDWYWRVEPEVEFYCDLTYDPFLEMERKGKKYGFTIAIKELMDTVPSLFRYTKHFINEYDIQLPNTWKFFTHNYRFFKGSNENQYLDVTNLNEFFNKLELMTKITYSNNQILKGSDDKSFLEYFVLNSKTPLNKPINERYDNENFNMCHFWSNFEIASTQFFKSHEYQSYLSYLENSRGFYTERWGDAPIHSLAIGMFLSLDEIHYFRDIGYKHSTIGHCPFNSMNQKKYKSSPAFKHQVLPEDEIKYADYDQPAKTNWIEASGCRCRCPSDHQEVENTSGSCSSLWLKLTSDDYVEGVQDPNFIGGLGEFNSLDLDKIEELAIRKLEIWLQKGYKIKDWRLSDKERDRLSTLYINKR; encoded by the coding sequence ATGTGGAAACCTCAACCACGGTATCGTTGGAAACTGCTACGTCTTTTCCACTCTCACATTAGGATACATAATTACTCGGTACGACTGTGGAAGTTTATCGTTTTAGTTGTGCTGCtctcaatatcaatatcgTCCTATGCCTATTCAAACAAACGTTATCAACcctcaaataaaaactGCTCCAAGTATATCGAGTCCATCGCTAATTACGATGACAGATTTCTTGAAGATGCAATCAAGAAATGCCCAATTAGTGAACGCCCCTTCTCATCATCGGTTGATGGGCCCTTTTCCGTGGGTTGCAAGGACccttttgttgaaaatcaaaaccaaCGTTTAAATGCTGCATTTGTGGTTTTGGCGAGAAACTCGGAAATCGACGGCGTCATATTGTCCATGAGGTCCTTGGAACGTCGGTTCAACCAATGGTTTAATTATCCTTGGATCTTTCTGAATGATGAGCCCTTCACAGAGGAATTCAAAACCAGAGTCGCCGAAGTGGCTAGTGGAGAATACAAGTTTGGCGTTATACCTAAAGATGAATGGTCCTTTAGAGAACAGTCTCcaacaaatgaaaaccACCTCTTCTTTGAAGAGGCAATAGAGAACCAGGGAGATCGTGGAATAATGTATGGCAATATGCAATCCTACCATTCAATGTGCCGATTCTATAGTGGCtacttcttcaaccatCCGCTGGTGGAACAGTTGGATTGGTACTGGCGTGTTGAGCCAGAGGTTGAATTCTATTGCGACTTGACATATGATCCTTTCCTTGAAATGGAGAGAAAAGGTAAAAAATACGGATTCACAATAGCAATCAAGGAACTGATGGACACCGTACCTAGTCTATTCAGGTATACAAAgcatttcatcaatgaatATGACATTCAACTACCCAATACTTGGAAGTTCTTCACCCACAATTacagattcttcaaaggcTCCAATGAAAACCAGTATTTAGATGTTACAAATTTAAATGAGTTTTTTAACAAACTCGAACTAATGACTAAAATCACATATTCGAATaatcaaattttgaaaggtTCAGATGACAAATCTTTCCTTGAGTACTTTGTGCTTAATTCGAAAACTCCATTGAATAAACCAATTAATGAACGTTACGATAACGAGAATTTCAATATGTGCCATTTTTGGTCGAACTTTGAGATTGCCAGCACgcagtttttcaaatctcaCGAATATCAATCATACCTCTCATATCTCGAGAATTCAAGGGGGTTTTATACAGAACGTTGGGGTGATGCACCTATTCACTCTCTAGCAATCGGCATGTTTCTATCGCTTGATGAGATCCATTACTTTAGGGATATTGGGTATAAACACTCCACCATTGGCCATTGCCCCTTCAATTCAATGaatcagaaaaaatataaatcTAGTCCTGCGTTCAAACATCAAGTCCTACCTGAAGACGAAATCAAATATGCCGATTATGATCAACCAGCCAAAACCAACTGGATAGAGGCAAGCGGCTGTAGATGCAGGTGCCCTAGTGATCATCaggaagttgaaaatacGAGCGGTTCCTGTTCTTCCTTATGGTTGAAACTAACTAGTGATGATTATGTTGAAGGTGTTCAGGACCCTAACTTTATCGGCGGTTTGGGTGAATTCAATTCCTTAGATTTAGATAAAATCGAAGAATTGGCTATACgaaaattggaaatttggTTGCAGAAAGGatataaaatcaaagattgGAGATTAAGTGATAAAGAAAGAGACCGGCTGTCAACATTATACATCAACAAAAGATAA
- a CDS encoding uncharacterized protein (PKUD0A03370), translating to MKFPLLDVQRIRHQTWLYRQLKVNPVEAVVRQVRWGKPGPSKRLLKEVSHARRGNRFYEDPPKEERDRLKEEAYFQGQVHKYRPRNIAFELRRELEREYMDYKGAIEARERAVVGDELRSELSLDELVILFSKKLSNSTVIDVPIPLEQSLPSPTTTTTAETTTTTTAETLPSPSSTTSRSPSGKSGHLSNEAQIYRFLSCVAHAPDGVRPVVARVQLQMVIEELLKGGVLGASSIAVGHVLYNRHWKLLGVEGNLSVARVLQDVCRDATAARVASERALKLRKECLQISG from the coding sequence ATGAAGTTCCCCTTGTTGGATGTCCAGCGGATCAGGCACCAGACGTGGCTGTACCGGCAGCTGAAGGTGAATCCAGTGGAGGCTGTTGTACGACAGGTGAGATGGGGGAAGCCGGGCCCAAGTAAGAGGCTCCTCAAAGAGGTTTCACATGCCAGGAGGGGTAATCGTTTCTATGAGGACCCTCCAAAGGAAGAACGGGACCGTTTGAAGGAGGAGGCGTATTTCCAAGGTCAAGTGCACAAGTACAGACCAAGAAACATTGCATTTGAATTAAGAAGAGAGCTGGAGAGAGAGTATATGGACTACAAGGGTGCCATAGAGGCAAGAGAGAGAGCAGTAGTTGGCGACGAGTTGAGAAGTGAGTTGTCTTTGGACGAACTGGTGATTCTATTCAGCAAGAAACTGAGTAATTCCACTGTGATTGATGTACCTATTCCACTGGAACAGTCATtaccatcaccaacaacaacaacaactgcagaaacaacaacaacaacaactgCAGAAACATTGCCCtcaccatcatcaacaacatctaGATCACCATCAGGAAAATCAGGGCATCTTTCTAATGAGGCACAAATTTACCGATTTCTCTCCTGCGTGGCGCATGCGCCAGACGGAGTACGGCCGGTTGTGGCGCGTGTGCAATTGCAGATGGTAATTGAGGAGCTTCTTAAGGGGGGTGTTTTGGGGGCGTCGTCTATCGCTGTTGGACATGTTCTCTACAATAGACATTGGAAGTTACTCGGAGTTGAGGGGAATTTGTCTGTAGCACGTGTGTTGCAGGACGTGTGTCGCGACGCGACAGCGGCGCGTGTTGCAAGTGAGCGAGCACTTAAACTTCGGAAGGAATGTTTACAAATATCCGGGTGA
- a CDS encoding uncharacterized protein (PKUD0A03380; similar to Saccharomyces cerevisiae YLL041C (SDH2); ancestral locus Anc_4.13): MMMKNFIRNMATTAAKTPNLKTFKIYRWNPDTPDVKPHMQSYTLDMNKTGPMVLDALLKIKNEHDPTLTLRRSCREGICGSCAMNIGGRNTLACLCKIDKDSGKDLKIYPLPHMYIVRDLVPDLTLFYKQYKSIQPYLQSDKPMPERENLQSIEDRKKLDGLYECILCACCSTSCPSYWWNQQEYLGPAVLMQAYRWMVDSRDQATKMRKDMLQNSMSLYRCHTIMNCSKTCPKGLNPGGAIAEIKKSMALDA, encoded by the coding sequence atgatgatgaagaactTCATTAGAAACATGGCAACAACTGCCGCAAAGACTCCTAACCTCAAGACCTTCAAGATCTACAGATGGAACCCAGACACTCCAGACGTCAAGCCCCACATGCAATCCTACACCTTGGACATGAACAAAACCGGGCCAATGGTTCTTGATGCTCTCTTGAAGATCAAAAACGAACATGACCCAACCTTGACCCTCAGAAGATCCTGTAGAGAAGGTATCTGTGGTTCCTGTGCTATGAACATTGGCGGTAGAAACACCTTGGCTTGTCTTTGTAAAATCGACAAGGACTCGGGCAAGGACTTGAAAATCTACCCTTTGCCTCACATGTACATTGTCAGAGACTTGGTTCCTGATTTGACCTTGTTCTACAAACAGTACAAATCCATCCAACCTTATTTACAATCCGATAAGCCAATGCctgaaagagaaaaccTTCAATCCATTGAAGACAGAAAGAAGTTGGACGGTTTATACGAATGTATTCTTTGTGCTTGTTGTTCAACCTCTTGTCCTTCCTATTGGTGGAATCAACAAGAATACCTTGGTCCTGCCGTCTTGATGCAAGCTTACAGATGGATGGTGGATTCCAGAGATCAAGCAACCAAAATGAGAAAGGACATGCTACAAAACTCTATGTCCTTGTACAGATGTCACACCATTATGAACTGTTCTAAGACATGTCCAAAGGGCTTGAACCCAGGTGGTGCCATTGCtgaaatcaagaaatcaatgGCTCTTGATGCTTAA
- a CDS encoding uncharacterized protein (PKUD0A03390; similar to Saccharomyces cerevisiae YHL031C (GOS1); ancestral locus Anc_4.11), with the protein MSQRASLLKLSTQLSNKLAKLNTNDSPELREEINQLLVTFEKNANNQRFKDELYRHKQDFKRITSHYDAIIARNQLLNESFQDDEAEQHYSTTNESAYLDERVRVQNQHSIMDQLLTQVAETRDEMLRQRKVLDGLAGRMEGIILKMPGLNVLLTKIDARHRRQAIVLTTVSLICLIILWFTL; encoded by the coding sequence ATGAGCCAGCGTGCTTCGTTGTTGAAACTCTCGACCCAGTTGTCAAACAAACTGGCAAAGTTGAACACTAACGACAGTCCTGAATTAAGAGAGGAAATTAACCAACTATTGGTCACTTTCGAGAAAAACGCAAACAACCAACGTTTCAAAGATGAGCTATACAGACATAAACAGGACTTCAAACGTATCACATCCCACTATGACGCAATTATTGCCCGCAATCAGTTGCTCAATGAGAGCTTCCAAGATGATGAAGCCGAACAACATTATTCAACAACTAACGAGTCGGCTTATTTGGATGAACGCGTGCGTGTCCAAAACCAGCATTCTATAATGGACCAACTGTTGACTCAAGTGGCAGAAACGAGGGACGAAATGCTCAGACAGCGGAAAGTCTTGGATGGCTTAGCAGGTCGAATGGAAGgtatcattttgaaaatgccCGGTCTCAATGTCTTGCTGACCAAAATCGATGCTAGACATCGTCGACAGGCAATTGTACTAACTACAGTCTCTTTGATTTGCTTGATCATACTTTGGTTTACGTTGTAG